The proteins below are encoded in one region of Penicillium psychrofluorescens genome assembly, chromosome: 4:
- a CDS encoding uncharacterized protein (ID:PFLUO_006626-T1.cds;~source:funannotate) yields MRPLCVSNQTLRVGQRSLLVSVLNGQRRAYNVAVLGGGITGLSAAWMITQQPSCPSVTLYEKSSRLGGWMDSETISVPGGKVVFEYGPRTLRGASPTSKPLLNMIARLGLSAEDFIITPKDHPAAVNRYIYYPDHLVRLPTPMPGAGFKNNMFNLVQTVADEPLFKSFLSGMFSDLTTPPREPAEWTQDESMARFISRRFNSTIADNLLSAVMHGIYAGDIDRLSAQALLGGQRNLEAHGGVLAGLFKLAIGQREMVQIDDYLASISMDDRILGAPSSSGSELAERLGKASTFSFKNGNSKLVDALEASLKKHPKVKVVKNADITSLRREPNTRQINITSQAEGHQTFDRVIATIPAPELAQLLASSNHAQGYAPTETIKRLRKQNYATTVRVVNLYYENPSLLPPGINGFGYLIPRSIPFDQNPECGLGVIFSAGVANDGSPLGTQLTVMFGGHYWDGWKDSDYQDHDSALEMARTMLERHLGIKEKPLVTSSKLQKNAIPQYTVGHLDRMYLLSKTVRDEWDKRLTLTGNWYNGVGVPSCVKQGVLAVQYGTRAVLFDHRNAYSLRRYDIQNWELEGGLVMPPIRIDEWDRNERHN; encoded by the exons ATGCGACCATTATGTGTCTCTAACCAGACACTCAGAGTAGGGCAGCGGTCATTACTAGTCTCTGTCCTCAATGGCCAGCGACGCGCATACAATGTCgccgtgctcggcggcggcatcaccggcttGAGCGCCGCGTGGATGATCACACAACAGCCCTCCTGCCCCTCGGTCACTCTTTACGAGAAGTCATCCCGCTTGGGGGGTTGGATGGACAGTGAAACTATTTCTGTGCCCGGCGGAAAGGTGGTGTTCGAGTATGGTCCGAGAACACTCCGAGGCGCGTCGCCGACCTCAAAACCTCTCCTCAACATG ATCGCAAGACTAGGCCTGTCTGCTGAAGATTTTATTATCACCCCGAAAGACCATCCCGCCGCGGTCAATCGCTACATATACTACCCCGACCATCTGGTTCGCCTTCCCACGCCTATGCCCGGAGCCGGCTTTAAAAACAACATGTTCAACCTTGTTCAGACTGTGGCAGACGAGCCATTGTTCAAATCGTTTCTTTCGGGCATGTTCTCGGACCTGACTACGCCGCCGCGAGAGCCAGCGGAGTGGACACAGGACGAATCCATGGCCAGATTCATTTCTCGCCGATTCAACTCCACCATTGCAGATAATCTGCTCTCCGCAGTCATGCATGGCATCTATGCAGGTGATATCGACCGATTAAGCGCCCAGGCTCTGCTGGGCGGACAGCGCAACCTCGAGGCGCATGGCGGGGTCTTGGCCGGTCTTTTCAAATTAGCCATAGGCCAACGGGAGATGGTGCAAATAGATGATTATTTGGCATCTATATCCATGGACGACCGCATTCTCGGTGCTCCTTCATCCAGCGGCTCAGAGCTGGCAGAACGCCTGGGCAAGGCTAGCACGTTCTCATTCAAGAACGGCAATAGCAAGCTGGTCGATGCGTTGGAAGCCTCCTTGAAGAAACATCCCAAGGTCAAGGTGGTTAAAAACGCAGACATCACCTCTCTCCGAAGGGAACCCAATACTCGCCAAATCAAC ATCACATCTCAAGCAGAAGGTCACCAAACCTTTGACCGTGTCATTGCCACAATACCAGCGCCTGAGTTGGCTCAGCTCTTGGCTTCAAGTAACCACGCCCAGGGTTACGCCCCCACTGAGACGATCAAACGACTTCGGAAACAAAACTACGCCACGACGGTGAGGGTGGTGAATCTATATTACGAGAATCCCTCTCTACTGCCCCCTGGAATCAATGGTTTCGGCTACCTGATTCCTCGCTCTATTCCCTTCGACCAAAACCCAGAATGCGGACTGGGAgtgatcttctccgccggGGTCGCCAACGACGGCAGTCCACTGGGCACGCAGCTCACCGTGATGTTCGGTGGCCACTACTGGGACGGCTGGAAGGACAGCGACTACCAAGATCACGACTCCGCCCTCGAAATGGCGCGCACCATGCTAGAGAGACATCTGGGAATTAAGGAGAAACCACTCGTCACGAGCAGTAAGCTTCAAAAGAATGCTATCCCCCAGTACACCGTCGGCCACCTGGACCGCATGTATCTGCTGTCCAAAACGGTGCGTGACGAGTGGGACAAGCGCCTCACCCTTACAGGGAACTGGTACAACGGTGTCGGTGTGCCTTCCTGTGTCAAGCAGGGTGTTCTGGCCGTACAGTACGGCACTCGTGCAGTGTTGTTTGATCACCGCAATGCTTACTCGTTGAGGAGATATGATATCCAGAACTGGGAACTCGAAGGCGGCCTTGTTATGCCTCCCATTCGAATTGATGAGTGGGACAGGAACGAGAGGCATAACTAG
- a CDS encoding uncharacterized protein (ID:PFLUO_006627-T1.cds;~source:funannotate), producing MDTPDSVSKSGITTDAATGERYIPSSVRADGSKRREIRVRPGYKPPEDVELYKNRAAAAWKNRGGKGGVPGADGLSSEEDKTVAQSSGTAASNKNAKRREARKKAKAEGEDREDEKKGAESENWRAPAPAVPVETKPESAEDAEAEKEKKARNLRKKLRQARDLREKKNQGEALLPEQLEKVIKIQELVRQLNALGIDVNGDKEDNVKENA from the coding sequence ATGGACACGCCTGACAGCGTCTCCAAATCAGGAATCACCaccgacgccgccaccggAGAGCGCTACATCCCCTCCTCTGTGCGAGCCGACGGCTCCAAACGCCGCGAAATTCGTGTCCGTCCGGGCTACAAGCCCCCCGAGGATGTGGAGCTGTACAAGAATCGCGCGGCAGCTGCGTGGAAGAACCGTGGCGGGAAGGGTGGCGTGCCGGGCGCAGACGGGCTAAGCAGCGAAGAAGACAAGACGGTTGCCCAAAGCAGCGGGACCGCAGCCAGCAACAAGAACGCCAAGCGGCGGGAGGCGCgaaagaaagccaaggctGAGGGAGAGGATAgggaggacgagaagaagggtgcGGAGTCGGAGAACTGGCgtgctcctgctcctgctgtTCCTGTGGAAACGAAACCAGAGTCGGCTGAGGATGCtgaggctgagaaggagaagaaagccCGCAATCTCAGGAAGAAGCTCCGCCAGGCGCGAGAtctgcgcgagaagaagaaccaggGCGAGGCACTGCTGCCGGAGCAGCTAGAAAAAGTGATCAAGATCCAGGAGCTTGTGCGGCAGCTGAATGCGCTTGGGATTGACGTCAACGGCGACAAGGAGGACAATGTCAAGGAAAATGCCTGa
- a CDS encoding uncharacterized protein (ID:PFLUO_006628-T1.cds;~source:funannotate), translating into MAGSISNVIYQFVHLSLDPDPDPDHPQPPVAGRRRANGTFIRKNAIFVTSIFASAFAFELAFDTGSNKLWDAVNRGRQWKDIKFQYMNKEEEDED; encoded by the exons ATGGCTGGCTCA ATCTCCAACGTGATCTACCAGTTCGTCCACCTGTCCCTcgacccagacccagacccagaccacCCCCAACCACCGGTTGCTGGTCGCAGACGTGCCAATGG GACCTTCATCCGCAAGAACGCGATCTTCGTGACCTCGATCTTCGCCAGTGCCTTTGCCTTCGAGCT TGCCTTTGATACCGGCTCCAACAAGCTCTGGGATGCTGTCAACCGCGGT CGGCAATGGAAGGACATCAAATTTCAGTACATGAAtaaggaggaagaggatgaggattaA
- a CDS encoding uncharacterized protein (ID:PFLUO_006629-T1.cds;~source:funannotate), producing the protein MLMLAECERILGNGLLSLPSQHNFRYGPQAERALLELLFRSLVGHNDELIGHLFADGIPTGPWKLAEAQGAREGAEYSEAARGKRCGHIFRAGEATYRCVTCAADDTCVLCSRCFDSSDHTDHQYQISLSSGNCGCCDCGDEEAWRLPLFCAIHTDSGNVKGKERAQCELPPDLVSSIRLTISRTLDYFCDVISCSPEQLRLPKTVEGIKQDEVESRLSPSWYGAGDPEEEEPEFALMLWNDEKHAIKDVAEQVTRACRERNSFGVARAHETHDIGRSVVKYSKDLQRLLDVSKIIEEIKVTVTVRSARDTFREQMCATIVEWLADIAGCSILDDNEIFRQVVCEELLSPWRKGSGAYNADIGRKGIDDHQRYDTLSARSIMLTVSPQGGVVVTTGDDEDEDIDDGNDQDMDEDWVEAHDDADDEDDEMEIELATQLQAEDNEDEDMDMGTTDEDIAARMRMITALARARVQRMAARSPEATEQPPAQQDRSTPSRETENQAPPSDGYVAIPRTPSGVVKPPPARAESHWQVRPPVPAPGEKVPVYEDLWQRTRLDCLVLYDLRLWKKTRTDLRDLYISTVVNVPQFKRIMGLRLSALYTALAQLYLIADREPDHSIVNLSLQLLTTPSITEEIVLRGNFLTKVIAILYTFLTTRQVGEPQAVNPNATLAFDGSVTNRRLYHFFLDLRYLLQSEYVQHRVRTEEQYLSQFLDLVKLSQGICPNVRAVGEHVEYETDTWISASILMREINRLCRQFCEAFRNPANDNAHNLLRAIKTTTITTIVHSAGVERKRFDQAEIKEEVRFKTLPPFDFEVGPSGEVPCHRVIEFVVDRGWISFHHALHYTLSWLIECGRNISSDAMRNILFEAARAAKNELHVAKAAGSKIVDDSLLTFGPEDLLLTMFDYPLRVCAWLAQMKAGMWVRNGLSLRHQASQYRGVSSRDFAYYRDIFLLQTALVTCDPSRVLASIAHRFGMVDWMARNYMPRPGYEDSQIVDVAEEFVHLLVILLTDRTSLTAIDDSTHLTHENISRDIAHVLCFKPLSFSDLSGRLSDKLLDSDMFQDVLDEIANFRPPEGLSDTGTFELKGEYLDLIDPYSAHYTKNQRDEAENIYKEWMAKKTGKKAADIVFEPKLRPISSGMFSELPRFTGTMLFAQIVHQCLEYVVTSKECTPSIPPTRVETFLQVILHLVLAAALEDNSQETESTFEHKNSFNWHALSKTREIKAGSLTIVGLLEKISVMDEFAACGPKIRHILKRLWQKRPETFTSATASLKFPFDRIDTNSPAIDADNEKELKKKQAQERQARVMAQFQQQQQQFLNTQGAFDWGEEDFSDLESETGTATETKTWKYPNGTCILCQEETNDSRLYGTFALIQDSTILRQTDIRDPDRIREALKTPSSLDRSAETMRPFGVAGENRTTIKRLDSSGGEVISEKIGLSKGFNLKSTLRGPVTTGCGHIMHYHCFEVYYTATERRHSHQIARNHPENTMLNEFVCPLCKALGNAFLPITWKGKEESYPGPLNTATSFDQWMTTGLKNALNNQQNFTVLMEKERSSQQSYSDLFIGYLSKTLVLPLSTKIDQLMASSPSSTAAAQYLSSSRMAMPGLFPSPEDITPSSPLQQVSSPSDSPMSELLQIYKRLKKTMKVNHINSTFNKSPETIGNDDLVHMDSLIRSFGFSISAVEIAHRGLDSEPGSTLLSKIPSLTLTHLRVLAETALTYAAVGCLHSSSSPKSRPTQEFHEMHRQKICQLLVGHPCLSGTPLLNDVRNIEPLLAIDTFVFMAECSLSLLPVLHVDVRHLIHMCYVAEIVKVAVTFILWPLGLKEEISQHGEAYLLDAELSDEQYGATKHFFDSVVAELKANSVGRAEGSSFPAESGYVKDGEESVTPGVIIAIRRLVSSYALAFLRKTAILLHVQHGVEFPHTGFTDMGASELDRLTKAIQLPSLDEIFLSVNPARKSNSPFDAVISGWIFHWNASRSGIRFEDHRLWPSLPHPAIFELVGLPKYYDSLIEEANRRRCPNSKKELTDPSICLFCGDIFCSQAVCCHHNKLGGCNQHIQKCGKNIGLFINIRKCTVLYLHNHNGSWHFAPYLDRHGEVDPGLRRNRQLILNQKRYDRLLRDVWLSHGVPATISRKLESEINNGGWETI; encoded by the exons ATGCTCATGCTCGCAGAATGTGAGAGAATCCTCGGCAATGGTCTCCTGAGCCTACCTTCGCAACACAACTTTCGCTATGGTCCGCAGGCCGAGCGCGCCCTGCTAGAACTGCTGTTCCGATCGCTCGTGGGACACAATGACGAGCTCATCGGGCATCTGTTTGCCGACGGGATACCCACGGGGCCCTGGAAGCTGGCTGAGGCACAGGGTGCTCGTGAAGGCGCTGAGTATAGCGAGGCCGCGCGGGGCAAACGATGCGGGCATATCTTTCGGGCCGGCGAAGCTACCTACCGATGCGTGACCTGCGCCGCGGACGATACATGTGTGCTGTGCAGCCGGTGCTTCGATTCATCGGACCACACCGACCATCAATATCAGATCTCGCTCTCGTCAGGGAACTGTGgctgctgcgactgcggTGATGAGGAGGCATGGAGACTACCGCTTTTCTGCGCCATTCATACGGACAGTGGCAACGTCAAAGGGAAAGAACGTGCACAGTGCGAGCTGCCGCCCGACTTGGTGTCTTCTATCCGGCTGACCATCTCGCGCACCCTCGATTACTTCTGTGATGTCATCTCCTGCTCGCCCGAACAATTGCGCCTGCCCAAGACCGTCGAGGGCATCAAGCAAGATGAAGTCGAGTCTCGACTGAGCCCCAGCTGGTATGGAGCGGGCGAcccggaggaggaggagccaGAGTTCGCACTCATGCTGTGGAACGACGAGAAGCATGCCATCAAGGATGTTGCGGAGCAGGTTACTCGTGCCTGTCGTGAACGAAACAGCTTTGGCGTTGCACGAGCCCATGAGACACACGACATTGGCCGCAGCGTCGTCAAATACTCCAAGGACTTGCAGCGATTACTGGATGTGTCGAAGATtatcgaggagatcaaggtCACGGTCACCGTGCGCTCTGCACGCGACACCTTCCGCGAGCAGATGTGCGCGACGATTGTCGAATGGCTAGCCGATATTGCTGGGTGCAGCATTCTCGACGATAACGAGATCTTCAGACAGGTTGTTTGCGAGGAACTGCTCAGTCCGTGGCGGAAAGGGAGCGGTGCCTACAATGCGGATATCGGAAGAAAAGGCATCGATGACCACCAACGATACGACACCCTATCCGCGCGTTCCATTATGCTCACAGTGTCGCCCCAGGGCGGGGTAGTCGTGACGACTGgtgacgatgaggatgaagataTCGACGACGGCAACGACCAGGATATGGATGAAGACTGGGTTGAAGCGCACGACGAcgcggatgatgaagatgacgagatGGAAATTGAACTTGCTACGCAGCTCCAGGCTGAGGacaatgaggatgaagataTGGACATGGGCACCACCGATGAAGACATTGCTGCGCGCATGCGCATGATTACAGCGCTTGCTCGTGCTCGCGTACAGCGGATGGCCGCTAGATCTCCTGAGGCGACGGAGCAGCCTCCAGCGCAACAAGATCGGTCCACACCGTCTCGCGAGACGGAGAATCAGGCCCCTCCCTCCGATGGCTACGTGGCTATTCCTCGGACTCCGTCTGGCGTAGTCAAGCCCCCTCCGGCGCGGGCAGAGAGTCATTGGCAAGTCCGACCACCTGTGCCTGCCCCAGGCGAAAAGGTTCCAGTGTACGAAGATCTGTGGCAACGCACTCGCTTGGATTGCCTGGTCCTTTATGATCTGAGACTATGGAAGAAGACACGAACTGATCTGCGGGATCTATATATCAGCACCGTCGTCAACGTGCCCCAGTTCAAGCGGATCATGGGTCTCCGCCTGTCCGCGTTGTATACGGCTCTGGCCCAACTGTACCTTATTGCGGACCGGGAACCAGATCACTCCATTGTCAACCTCTCGTTGCAACTTCTGACTACGCCTTCAATAAccgaggagattgtgctCCGAGGCAACTTCCTCACCAAGGTTATAGCCATTCTCTATACCTTCTTGACTACCAGACAGGTTGGTGAACCACAGGCTGTCAACCCCAATGCTACGCTAGCTTTTGATGGATCGGTGACAAATCGACGCCTATATcatttcttcctcgacctccGCTACCTCCTTCAATCAGAGTACGTGCAACATCGGGTGCGCACCGAGGAACAATACCTCTCCCAATTCTTGGATCTTGTCAAGCTGTCGCAAGGCATCTGTCCCAATGTGCGCGCGGTAGGCGAACACGTGGAGTACGAAACCGACACCTGGATCAGCGCCTCAATCCTCATGCGCGAGATCAACCGGCTGTGCCGCCAATTCTGCGAGGCCTTCCGAAACCCCGCAAATGACAATGCCCATAACCTGTTGAGGGCTATCAAAACCACAACGATCACCACGATCGTGCATTCGGCTGGCGTGGAACGCAAACGATTTGACCAAGCAGAGATCAAAGAGGAAGTCCGCTTCAAGACCCTGCCACCATTCGATTTCGAAGTCGGTCCATCTGGTGAAGTCCCTTGCCACCGCGTGATTGAGTTTGTCGTTGATCGCGGGTGGATCAGTTTCCATCATGCTCTACACTATACCCTCTCCTGGCTCATCGAATGTGGCCGCAACATAAGCAGCGATGCGATGCGAAACATCCTCTTTGAAGCCGCCCGGGCTGCGAAGAACGAATTGCATGTTGCTAAAGCTGCCGGCAGTAAAATTGTTGATGACAGTCTCCTCACTTTCGGCCCGGAAGATCTACTTCTCACAATGTTCGACTACCCGCTGAGGGTCTGTGCCTGGCTTGCGCAGATGAAAGCTGGAATGTGGGTTCGCAATGGGCTCAGCTTACGCCACCAGGCGTCGCAGTATCGCGGCGTTTCATCCCGCGATTTTGCTTACTACCGCGATATCTTCCTTTTGCAGACGGCGCTGGTGACCTGCGACCCTAGCAGGGTACTTGCATCTATTGCACATCGGTTTGGGATGGTGGACTGGATGGCCCGAAATTACATGCCTCGCCCTGGTTACGAGGACTCCCAGATCGTTGACGTCGCAGAGGAATTTGTTCATTTGCTTGTCATTCTGCTGACAGACCGCACCTCTCTGACGGCCATCGATGACAGCACGCATTTGACCCATGAGAACATCAGTCGCGACATTGCCCACGTTCTCTGCTTCAAgcctctctctttctccgaTCTTTCTGGCCGCCTCAGTGACAAGCTGCTTGACTCGGACATGTTCCAAGATGTGTTGGACGAAATTGCCAATTTCCGCCCACCGGAAGGCTTGAGTGACACCGGAACCTTCGAGTTGAAGGGCGAGTACCTCGACCTGATCGACCCTTATAGCGCGCACTATACAAAGAACCAGCGCGACGAGGCGGAGAACATCTACAAGGAGTGGATGGCGAAAAAGACCGGCAAGAAGGCGGCAGATATTGTGTTCGAACCGAAGCTTCGTCCAATCAGTTCTGGCATGTTTTCTGAGCTACCCCGTTTCACGGGGACTATGCTCTTCGCTCAGATTGTGCACCAATGCTTGGAGTACGTTGTGACATCCAAGGAGTGCACACCGAGTATTCCGCCGACGCGAGTAGAGACTTTCCTTCAGGTAATTCTGcatcttgttcttgctgcAGCCTTGGAGGATAACTCTCAGGAGACCGAGAGTACCTTTGAGCACAAGAATTCCTTCAACTGGCATGCTCTGTCGAAGACCCGTGAGATCAAGGCAGGCAGTCTCACCATCGTTGGTCTCTTGGAGAAGATCTCGGTGATGGATGAGTTTGCTGCCTGCGGGCCCAAGATTCGTCACATCCTCAAACGCCTGTGGCAGAAACGCCCTGAAACATTCACATCCGCAACTGCCTCGCTTAAGTTCCCGTTCGACCGCATTGATACCAACTCCCCTGCCATTGACGCGGACAATGAGAAGGAACTGAAAAAGAAGCAGGCCCAGGAACGCCAAGCAAGAGTGATGGCGCAGTttcagcaacaacagcagcaatTTCTGAACACCCAGGGCGCGTTCGACTGGGGCGAAGAGGATTTCAGCGATTTGGAGTCGGAGACTGGGACTGCCACTGAAACGAAAACGTGGAAGTATCCCAACGGTACTTGCATTCTGTGTCAGGAGGAAACAAATGATTCCAGACTCTATGGCACCTTTGCTTTGATTCAGGACAGCACTATTTTGCGGCAGACAGATATTCGTGACCCGGACAGGATCCGAGAAGCACTGAAGACTCCGTCGAGCCTCGATAGATCAGCTGAAACTATGCGGCCATTCGGGGTTGCTGGTGAGAATCGCACGACGATCAAGCGGCTGGACTCCTCTGGTGGGGAAGTTATCAGTGAGAAGATTGGTTTGAGCAAGGGCTTTAACCTGAAGAGCACGCTCCGTGGGCCGGTGACCACTGGCTGTGGGCATATCATGCATTATCATTGTTTTGAGGTTTACTACACGGCGACCGAAAGGCGCCACAGCCACCAGATTGCGCGCAATCATCCGGAAAATACCATGCTCAACGAGTTTGTCTGTCCTCTGTGCAAAGCACTCGGCAACGCGTTTCTTCCAATCACTTGGAAGGGCAAGGAAGAGTCTTACCCTGGTCCGCTGAACACAGCTACTTCATTTGATCAATGGATGACCACTGGCCTGAAGAACGCCCTGAATAATCAGCAGAATTTTACTGTGCTtatggagaaggagaggtCGTCTCAGCAATCCTACTCTGATCTTTTCATCGGCTATCTTTCGAAAACCTTGGTCCTGCCACTCTCCACCAAGATCGATCAGCTTAtggcttcctcgccctcatcaACCGCTGCTGCGCAGTATCTTTCGTCATCACGGATGGCTATGCCCGGTCTTTTCCCCTCTCCCGAAGACATCACGCCATCCAGTCCGCTTCAGCAAGTATCCAGTCCCTCAGACAGCCCCATGTCAGAGCTTCTTCAAATCTACAAGAGActgaagaagacgatgaaaGTGAACCACATCAACTCGACGTTCAACAAATCGCCTGAGACAATTGGTAATGACGATCTAGTTCACATGGACTCCCTGATCCGGAGTTTCGGATTTAGCATCTCGGCGGTTGAGATCGCGCATCGTGGTCTGGATTCTGAGCCGGGGTCGACGTTGCTGAGCAAGATTCCTTCCTTGACGCTAACGCATCTCCGTGTTCTGGCCGAGACGGCTCTCACCTATGCTGCGGTTGGATGTCTTCATTCCTCCAGTTCACCGAAGAGCCGTCCGACGCAGGAGTTCCACGAGATGCATCGACAGAAAATCTGCCAGTTGCTCGTCGGGCATCCCTGTCTGAGTGGCACGCCCCTGCTGAATGATGTTCGCAACATTGAGCCTCTGCTTGCCATAGACACGTTTGTGTTCATGGCAGAGTGCTCGCTTTCGCTGCTGCCGGTTCTTCATGTCGATGTGCGGCATCTTATTCATATGTGCTATGTCGCGGAGATTGTCAAGGTCGCCGTGACATTCATCCTCTGGCCGCTAGGACTGAAGGAGGAGATTTCCCAGCATGGGGAAGCGTACCTACTGGACGCTGAGCTGTCGGATGAGCAGTACGGGGCTACGAAGCACTTCTTCGACTCGGTCGTTGCTGagctcaaggccaactccGTCGGACGCGCCGAGGGTTCGTCGTTCCCTGCCGAGAGCGGCTACGTCaaggatggagaggaatcTGTCACGCCAGgcgtcatcatcgccatccgccGGCTGGTTTCAAGCTACGCTTTGGCTTTCCTACGCAAAACTGCGATCTTGCTACATGTCCAGCACGGTGTCGAGTTCCCCCACACCGGCTTCACAGACATGGGTGCATCCGAGCTGGACCGTCTGACCAAAGCCATACAGTTGCCCTCACTCGACGAGATTTTCCTGTCCGTCAACCCGGCGCGGAAGAGCAACAGTCCCTTCGATGCGGTCATATCGGGTTGGATCTTCCACTGGAATGCCTCGCGCTCTGGGATCCGCTTCGAGGACCACCGGCTCTGGCCGAGTCTGCCACACCCTGCCATTTTTGAGCTTGTCGGTCTGCCCAAATACTACGACAGTCTGATCGAGGAGGCGAACCGCCGTCGGTGCCCGAACTCGAAGAAAGAGTTGACCGACCCGAGCATCTGTCTCTTCTGCGGAGACATCTTTTGTTCGCAGGCTGTCTGCTGCCATCATAACAAGCTGGGCGGATGTAACCAGCACATACAGAA ATGTGGCAAGAACATCGGCCTTTTCATCAATATCCGCAAATGCACCGTGCTCTACCTACATAACCACAACGGCTCCTGGCATTTTGCCCCGTATCTCGACCGACACGGCGAGGTTGATCCGGGTCTGAGACGCAACCGCCAACTCATCCTCAACCAGAAACGCTACGACAGACTCCTGCGTGATGTGTGGCTGTCACACGGTGTCCCCGCGACCATCAGCCGCAAGTTGGAATCGGAGATCAACAATGGTGGATGGGAGACGATCTAA
- a CDS encoding uncharacterized protein (ID:PFLUO_006630-T1.cds;~source:funannotate) gives MNNEQFRRLLADKSASSTSKNASSPSARDAASGGATPSGALGSRMRSSIPMTPRSVSGIDFARQLADQRNDQRPTKRFKSSAAPKGTKLPSGYQDRAQQRSTQDDEADESGGDDIQKRVRALEEMVKLGQIDQGTFENICKELGVGGDVGSTHMVKGLDWELLRRVRAGEDVSQAEEKEAASAPVQGEAEEEAEENTDEAFERLMEEKGLEEIQAVPREKKEKKKGTMALPPPRKKTRDEILKELKASRGAAAPPPPPEPSLGSKFKKFGDGKPEKKRFVETDETGRRREVLLITDAEGNSKRKTRWLDPPVEVKPGLPMPDKSVQPLGMDVPAEIAAKAAAAAAPPEEEDDDIFTGVGADYDPLADLEDDEGSSSDEEGENTATKREKAPKEEEQPATDFTAPSKPRNYFATGTSVAKPDEPEDRSNPLAKDPTILAALKRAAALRQASPSSEDAESQDTDAALRSKRFLEEARRRDALDAADMDLGFGGSRNEDGEDEETVLLDFEDGGGKKRKRGPKKKKGDKDSASDVMRVVEGRKKDAE, from the exons ATGAACAACGAGCAATTTCGGCGGCTGCTCGCCGACAAATCAGCCTCCTCAACATCAAAGAACGCATCCTCCCCGTCAGCCCGCGATGCAGCCTCCGGAGGCGCAACACCCAGCGGAGCACTGGGCTCGCGCATGCGCTCCAGCATCCCTATGACACC CCGCTCCGTATCAGGCATCGATTTCGCGCGCCAACTAGCCGACCAGCGCAACGACCAACGCCCCACAAAGCGATTCAaatcctccgccgcgcccaAGGGTACAAAACTCCCATCCGGATATCAAGACCGTGCACAACAGCGCAGCACACAAGATGACGAGGCGGATGAGAGCGGCGGGGATGACATCCAGAAACGTGTGCGCGCGCTAGAGGAGATGGTGAAACTGGGCCAGATCGATCAGGGCACTTTTGAGAACATTTGCAAGGAACTGGGCGTTGGTGGAGATGTGGGCAGTACGCATATGGTTAAGGGGCTTGATTGGGAGCTTCTGAGGAGGGTGCGTGCTGGGGAGGATGTTTcgcaggccgaggagaaggaggctgcaTCAGCTCCTGTGCAgggagaagctgaagaagaggctgagGAAAATACGGATGAGGCGTTTGAGCGGCtgatggaggagaaggggcTGGAGGAGATACAGGCGGTAccgagggagaagaaggaaaagaagaaggggacTATGGCGctaccgccgccgcggaagaagactcgAGATGAGATTCTGAAGGAGCTTAAAGCTAGCCGTGGCGCAGctgcaccgccgccgccgccggagcCATCGCTCGGGTCTAAGTTCAAAAAGTTTGGCGACGGcaagcccgagaagaagcggtTTGTGGAAACGGACGAGACGGGAAGGCGGCGCGAGGTGTTGCTTATTACGGATGCGGAGGGCAATTCGAAGCGGAAGACGCGCTGGCTTGATCCGCCGGTTGAAGTCAAACCTGGACTTCCTATGCCTGACAAAAGTGTGCAGCCACTTGGGATGGACGTTCCTGCTGAGATTGCAGCgaaggctgctgctgcagctgcgccaccagaggaagaggatgatgataTTTTCACGGGGGTCGGGGCAGACTACGATCCCCTCGCCGACCTAGAAGATGATGAGGGGTCTTCGTCAgacgaggaaggcgagaATACTGCTACGAAGCGTGAAAAGGCTcccaaggaagaggagcagccTGCTACGGATTTTACGGCGCCATCCAAACCACGCAACTACTTTGCCACGGGCACCTCTGTCGCCAAACCCGACGAACCAGAAGATCGCTCCAATCCACTCGCAAAGGATCCAACCATCCTCGCCGCACTCAAACGAGCAGCGGCTCTGCGCCAAGCATCTCCCTCTTCCGAGGACGCGGAATCCCAGGACACCGATGCTGCCCTGCGAAGCAAACGGTTCCTCGAAGAGGCGCGGCGCCGAGATGCGCTGGATGCGGCGGACATGGACCTTGGGTTTGGGGGTAGCCGGAACGAAGACGGTGAAGATGAGGAAACGGTTCTGCTTGATTTCGAGGATGGCGGtgggaagaagcggaagcggggccccaagaagaagaagggggaTAAGGACAGTGCGTCGGATGTGATGCGCGTGGTGGAGGGGCGCAAAAAGGATGCGGAATAG